The stretch of DNA AGGAGGTCATAAGACCGCCTTAATTCAGGGGGCTTATTTTGTTTTGTTCGAAGCAAAATAGCAGCCTGGTATTTCGATAGGTCTTTTTATTATGCCTATAAATGAAAAAGTTTCTTGGGAGACAGACCGCAAAGGGAGCTGTACGGCTTGCTGGGCGCTAGGTAGATCAATGAGTACTTTTTCTCCATTTTTCATGTTTGCTTCTGTAAATCATTCTTTGTTTCGATGTGTGAATCGTAATGTTCACTGCAGGAACTTGGATAGACTTTGCATGGCTGCATATCGGGGAAAGAGTAATCATTGGTCTATTTTTATGTTTTTAATAGATCAGATACCAAAAGACTAGGGGGTGATTGTATGAAAGTACTGGTTATTTAGAAAGGAAAACAATTAAAGTTTGGCTCTTGTAAAGAGTCGTAGAAATCTATAGGCAACCTGCCAGTCTAACGTTTAGCAATTTTAGTTAAGCGGCGGGCTGTTACCGAACGGGACAAAGGAATGGAGTTGAAAATAAAGGAAACACTAAAATGATTAATGTAAATATCACAGCCGCAATGGGATCATTTGTATACATAGCTATATGGCCGGCTAAAAAAGTAAAGGAATATGAAAAACTAATTCAGTGGGGAGGTCATTATGAAAAAGAGATATCTTGATCCGCCAAAAATTCTGGTGTTGGGCTTTGCAACGGTCATTCTTATGGGGGCATTGTTATTAACCCTTCCCATTGCCACAGAAGATGGCAAAGGCCTCTCGTTTTTGAATGCTTTGTTTACCTCCACATCCGCTACATGTGTAACAGGACTTGTCGTTGTGGATACCGGAGATACATTTACTATGTTTGGTGAACTGGTCATATTATCGCTCATTCAAATCGGCGGACTAGGGTTTATGACTTTTGCCACTTTTTTATTTGTCTTATTGGGCAAAAGAATTTCTTTGAGGGAAAGACTGCTGCTTCAGGAAGCCTTAAACAATCTTTCGATTGAAGGCGTTGTAAGGTTAGTAAAAAGAGTATTGCTCTTTACTGCGGTGATTGAGCTTGTCGGGGGAATTATCTTATCTATCCGTTTTGCGTTTGATATGCCAATTGGGAAAGCCATCTATTATGGTTTTTTTCATGCCATCTCAAATTTCAATAATGCAGGGTTTGATTTAATGGGAGAATTCCGCAGTTTAACTCCTTATGTAGACGATCCTGTTGTGGTTCTAACTGTGTGCCTCCTAATCACACTCGGCGGAATTGGTTTTATTGTTATGAGTGAACTGTATGAATACTCCACTACCCGCCGTCTATCTATGCA from Domibacillus sp. DTU_2020_1001157_1_SI_ALB_TIR_016 encodes:
- a CDS encoding TrkH family potassium uptake protein; the protein is MKKRYLDPPKILVLGFATVILMGALLLTLPIATEDGKGLSFLNALFTSTSATCVTGLVVVDTGDTFTMFGELVILSLIQIGGLGFMTFATFLFVLLGKRISLRERLLLQEALNNLSIEGVVRLVKRVLLFTAVIELVGGIILSIRFAFDMPIGKAIYYGFFHAISNFNNAGFDLMGEFRSLTPYVDDPVVVLTVCLLITLGGIGFIVMSELYEYSTTRRLSMHTKVVLVTSLILTIGAAILIFAFEYGNDKTIGSLSNTGKVLGSLYQAVTPRTAGSNTLPIAELTQPTLFLTILLMFIGGSSGSTAGGIKVTTLAVLMAAVWSQVKGKEDVVLFKHRIVAETIFKALTLTLVGMFIVITLTMLLSITEKGFDFIFYLFEAASAFGTVGLSMGLTPELSPIGRVLIIFTMFAGRLGPLTIAFALAMRRKPDPFRRPKGKIMIG